In the genome of Nocardia sp. NBC_00416, one region contains:
- a CDS encoding glycosyltransferase translates to MVNDDPSDRPDLVAAALHDAVHGLRERRPEASAATVVVPWQRRVLIGLLAALVVGAVFARTPTLVAITVVCTAAYVWTLVDRLILFLRGLDGRSIVGVTDAEAEAATGDVLPHYTILVPAFHEPEVIATVIENLAALRYPADKLQILLLLEADDDATIAAARAVDAPESLRIIEVPPADPRTKPKACNFGLHFATGDIVTIYDAEDRPDPLQLRRAAVVFDRLPADTACIQARLAFHNGGQNLLTAWFTADYALWFGFVLPGLMRGNAPIPLGGTSNHLRRDVLDEIGAWDPFNVTEDADLGVRIAESGYHTAVLDSVTWEEANSDPVNWIRQRSRWYKGYLQTWLVHMRRPVQLWRTLGPVGFSRFTTLMAGTPLIACLNMLFWLITLAWLLGQPQAVQEQFPAYVYFPALFCLVFGNTAVLYMNLVACRESRLTVLLPAALTAPLYWVLMSVAAIKGTYQLISKPSYWEKTFHGLPGAAEPEATGAAR, encoded by the coding sequence GTGGTGAACGACGATCCCTCGGATCGGCCGGACCTGGTCGCGGCCGCGCTGCACGACGCCGTGCACGGCCTGCGCGAGCGCCGGCCCGAGGCCTCCGCGGCGACGGTGGTGGTGCCCTGGCAACGCCGGGTGCTGATCGGGCTGCTGGCCGCGCTGGTCGTGGGCGCAGTGTTCGCCCGGACTCCGACACTGGTCGCGATCACCGTGGTGTGCACTGCCGCCTACGTGTGGACCCTGGTCGATCGCCTCATCCTGTTCTTGCGCGGCCTCGACGGCCGCAGCATCGTCGGTGTCACCGACGCCGAAGCCGAAGCGGCCACCGGCGATGTCCTGCCGCACTACACGATTCTCGTCCCCGCCTTCCACGAACCGGAAGTGATCGCGACGGTGATCGAGAACCTGGCGGCGCTCCGGTATCCGGCGGACAAACTCCAGATACTTCTCCTGCTCGAGGCAGACGACGACGCCACCATCGCCGCCGCCCGGGCCGTCGACGCACCGGAATCACTGCGGATCATCGAGGTGCCGCCCGCCGACCCCCGGACGAAACCGAAGGCGTGCAACTTCGGCCTGCATTTCGCCACCGGCGACATCGTCACCATCTACGACGCCGAGGACCGGCCCGACCCGCTGCAGTTGCGCCGCGCCGCGGTCGTCTTCGACCGACTGCCCGCCGACACCGCGTGTATCCAGGCGCGGCTGGCGTTCCACAACGGCGGCCAGAACCTGCTCACCGCCTGGTTCACCGCGGATTACGCGCTGTGGTTCGGCTTCGTGCTGCCCGGTCTGATGCGCGGGAACGCGCCGATTCCGTTGGGCGGCACCTCGAATCATCTGCGCCGCGACGTTCTCGACGAGATCGGCGCCTGGGACCCGTTCAATGTCACCGAGGACGCCGATCTAGGAGTCCGTATCGCCGAGAGCGGATATCACACGGCAGTGCTGGACTCGGTCACCTGGGAGGAGGCCAACAGCGATCCGGTCAACTGGATACGCCAACGTTCACGGTGGTACAAGGGCTATCTGCAGACCTGGCTGGTGCATATGCGCCGCCCGGTCCAGCTGTGGCGGACGCTGGGTCCGGTCGGCTTCTCGCGTTTCACGACCCTGATGGCCGGGACCCCGCTCATCGCCTGTCTCAACATGCTGTTCTGGCTGATCACCCTGGCCTGGCTGCTCGGCCAACCGCAGGCGGTGCAGGAGCAGTTCCCCGCCTACGTGTACTTCCCCGCCCTGTTCTGCCTCGTATTCGGCAATACGGCGGTGTTGTACATGAATCTGGTCGCCTGCCGGGAGAGCCGCCTGACCGTTCTGCTGCCGGCCGCGCTCACCGCACCGCTGTACTGGGTGTTGATGAGTGTCGCCGCGATCAAGGGCACCTACCAGCTGATCAGCAAACCGTCGTACTGGGAGAAGACCTTCCACGGGCTGCCCGGCGCCGCGGAACCGGAAGCGACGGGCGCGGCGCGATGA